The genomic window AGTGTCAGTTGAAGCACTAGACTGGCTATGCTATAGCCATTTAGACGATTAATgcaaaaatgttgtaaaagTCCCTCTATTCATCCGATAAGTCATCGTCTCTTCAAGCTAAATTTTGCAGAATGGTCTGCCAACCTGCAGAGACAAACTATGCGTCGTCATTATTCTTCCAAACTTCCTGATCTTCGTGATTAAGTCACAACCATTGCTTTCATATCACACTGGTTCCACTTACGTAATACTCGGAACGTGtcgttttacattttcagtttAGACCAGGTCAAGTTCGAGTAACTCGAAATGTTCagtgaaaatttgttatttcttTTACCCGAACCCGTTCCAACCTGAAAAGTTCAGGCTCCGGTCAGATTCGGGTAGAACCTATTCCGGTTCGAATTGATATAGATCACGTTCGGTACGAATTTGAAATCttagttcaggttcgggtcaactTAAGTGAATGCTATCAAATTGCGACATTTTCTCGAACGGGTCTCACTGCACAGCTAAGAGTGGTTGCGCTTGCAGATATTGACTGCGACCgatatttattaaaacaattgCTACGTTGGTCTTTGTTGCCATTGTGTTTCGTCAGATATGTAGTGTAGTGTGTGATGGTCGGAAATCGATTCATTTCAATCAATAGAAATGAAATCTTATGATCTGTGCACTTGGTATGTTTGTTTgactttaaatgaaaattttctcaccgTTTCTCACCAACCGTTGTTGTTTGTCGCTCTTAAGTTTATTCTACGGATGTGCAATTGATAGTCCTCGTCATCATACTGAAGCAAATGTTATgcatttgcatgaaaattgtGTGGGTGTTCTAGCAGGTAAAGAGTAGAAATGCTTTTCCCTTTATTGTGTCGGATCATCGTTTTGATGTTAGGATTTGTTGTAACGAGAGAGTTCGTGTTCACGCAtaagaaacattttgtcgGTGTGGACGTGTTCTTAATTCTGCTAATTGAATCATCGTTCTATTCCCGGACAGAATCCCTGACACAAGAGACTGTGTCGCAGTGGAAGGAGAGCTTTAAAGCGGATCCGAAAAATCTACTTGCCCAAAATGCCTGCGCACGAAACGACCCAttcgaaatttccatttcgaaGCAACGGCTACAGAATACGCACCATATGTTCAACCGCAGGGtaagtttaaatttaatctGGCTGTCGGTGATGTTTCGTACCGGATCTTACGTTGAGAAAATGCATTGTCTTAGCAACGGGAAGCGgtgaaaaatgaagaaaaaatacaaAGCCATTGTTTTCACGATTATCAGCCCCAATTAAGACATTACTGTAGACTGTGCCATTTCCCTAATGAATGTGTTGGTTCTGACGTGTTCAAACAAATTCTTACAGATCGAAGCCGAAGGAAAACCAGTCACCAACCAGAAAGGTTCCAGTCGCTGCTGGCTCTTTGCGGCGTTAAATGTTATGCGAATTCCGTTCATGAAAGCGCACAATATCGAAGAATTCGAATTCTCGCAGGCGTATCTGTTCTACTGGGATAAAATCGAGCGTTCCTACTACTTCCTGAATAAATTCGTTGAGCTCGTTCAGCGTGGCGAGAAACCTGACGGTCGGTTGATGGCGTTTTTGTTGAAGGTGAGCGTGCGCcatttccacaaaattgaatgaattcgtGAACCAAAAAGATTACTTTCTTAGAATCCAATAGATGAAGGTGGTCAATGGTCCATGGTGATCAACTTGGTCAGTAAGTACGGCGTTATGCCGAAGAAATACTTTCCGGAAACGTTCAGCTGTGAAGCGAGTCTACGCATGAACATGGCCTTGAAGAGCAAACTGCGTGAATATGCAAGAATTCTTCGGGTGATGATCACGGAAGAAAACGCAACGAAAGAGGCCATCAAGACCAAAATCATGGAACAGATGAAAGAGGTGTACAATATCGTCGGCATTTGCATCGGAATACCGGGCGATACGTTCAATTGGGAGTATTATGATAAGACAAAGAAATACCAAGCCACGGGCGATATTACACCGCTACAATTCTACGAAACCC from Bradysia coprophila strain Holo2 unplaced genomic scaffold, BU_Bcop_v1 contig_620, whole genome shotgun sequence includes these protein-coding regions:
- the LOC119083405 gene encoding bleomycin hydrolase-like isoform X1; the encoded protein is MHLHENCVGVLAESLTQETVSQWKESFKADPKNLLAQNACARNDPFEISISKQRLQNTHHMFNRRIEAEGKPVTNQKGSSRCWLFAALNVMRIPFMKAHNIEEFEFSQAYLFYWDKIERSYYFLNKFVELVQRGEKPDGRLMAFLLKNPIDEGGQWSMVINLVSKYGVMPKKYFPETFSCEASLRMNMALKSKLREYARILRVMITEENATKEAIKTKIMEQMKEVYNIVGICIGIPGDTFNWEYYDKTKKYQATGDITPLQFYETLVKPYFNVENKLCLMNDARRTSHYNFTYTVDCLNNVVGGQQVIYNNQPVKSLQQAVVKSILNGEPVWFGCDVGKRTYRKHGILDVEINDFKTLFGVDIQTTLSKEDRLIYGESALTHAMVFTAVHLNENGAPIRYRVENSWGEDPGEKGYIIMTDDWFREFVYEVVVDIKYITDDVAAIFPLEPIVLPAWDPMGTLAQ
- the LOC119083405 gene encoding bleomycin hydrolase-like isoform X2, encoding MDDMESLTQETVSQWKESFKADPKNLLAQNACARNDPFEISISKQRLQNTHHMFNRRIEAEGKPVTNQKGSSRCWLFAALNVMRIPFMKAHNIEEFEFSQAYLFYWDKIERSYYFLNKFVELVQRGEKPDGRLMAFLLKNPIDEGGQWSMVINLVSKYGVMPKKYFPETFSCEASLRMNMALKSKLREYARILRVMITEENATKEAIKTKIMEQMKEVYNIVGICIGIPGDTFNWEYYDKTKKYQATGDITPLQFYETLVKPYFNVENKLCLMNDARRTSHYNFTYTVDCLNNVVGGQQVIYNNQPVKSLQQAVVKSILNGEPVWFGCDVGKRTYRKHGILDVEINDFKTLFGVDIQTTLSKEDRLIYGESALTHAMVFTAVHLNENGAPIRYRVENSWGEDPGEKGYIIMTDDWFREFVYEVVVDIKYITDDVAAIFPLEPIVLPAWDPMGTLAQ